One genomic window of Candidatus Melainabacteria bacterium includes the following:
- a CDS encoding RND transporter, with protein sequence MVVVVVVLVVVVVVVVVVVVLVVVVVSVVVVV encoded by the coding sequence GTGGTGGTGGTGGTGGTGGTTTTGGTGGTGGTGGTGGTGGTGGTGGTGGTGGTGGTGGTTTTGGTGGTGGTGGTGGTTTCGGTGGTGGTGGTGGTT